From one Nitrosococcus halophilus Nc 4 genomic stretch:
- a CDS encoding type I restriction endonuclease subunit R, with product MEIRIKKSAMVSQTNEQALEATIEKYLTGTCLEEQKAIREGIREVPFSPNQGYKLGQAADFNAHYAVDTRLFWQFLESAQAEELDKLKKHHPDWRSKILERFDRLVKKHGLLHLLKRGLSIDDAHFHLMFPPPLASSSDKVKENFSANLFSSTRQVRYSLTRTLEEIDLVLFINGLPFATLELKNPWTGQTARYHGQRQYRLERDITQPLLQFGRCLVHMAVDTDEVYMTTKLAGKSTFFLPFNKGHHFGAGNPPNPGGHKSAYLWREVFSKESIANIIQHFVRLDGGSKTSLAKRTLFFPRYHQLDVVRKLVAHASERGVGQTYLIQHSAGSGKSHSITWAAYQLIETYPVSAHVRGAKGLDAPLFDSVIVVTDRRLLDKQLRENIREFSEVKNIIAPALRSSDLKQALEQGKKIIITTLQKFPFIIDGIEDMSDKCFAVIIDEAHGSQDGSAHGKMNQAMGRDADDEDDQSDPQDKVLNAMRSRKMRGNASYFAFTATPKNSTLEKFGQQQPDGSFKPFHLYSMKQAIEEGFILDVLANYTTYKSYYEIQKSIEDNPLFDTAKAQKKLRAYVERNPQTINAKAEIILEHFIPQVVNAKKLRGRAKGMVITQNIETAIRYHQAIGCILRDRGNPFKALVAFSGAKEVDGIEYTEAEMNGFPEADTRDKFDKDEYRLLVVANKYLTGFDQPKLTAMYVDKKLQGVLAVQALSRLNRAAPQWGKKTEDLFVLDFFNTVEDIKAAFDPFYTATSLSQATDVNVLHELKDALGDVGVYEWREVEAFVGLYFDNADAQQLSPLMDTAAARFNQELGLEDEEKADFKIKAKQFVKIYGQMASIMPYEVVAWEKLFWFLKFLIPKLVVKSKDADEIDALLDSVDLSSYGLERVKLNQAIGLDESETEVDPTNPNPRGVHGGGEEQDPLDEIIQSFNERWFQGWEATPEEQRVKFLSIIKSIQAHPDFEAKYKHNQDADNRTLAFEKIFEEVMLERRKMDLDLYRLLASDPAFKSSLQQSLRHLLE from the coding sequence TTGGAAATAAGAATTAAGAAGTCCGCCATGGTCAGCCAAACCAACGAACAGGCCCTAGAGGCTACCATAGAGAAATATCTGACCGGCACCTGTCTGGAAGAACAAAAAGCCATCAGGGAGGGGATAAGGGAGGTGCCCTTCAGCCCGAACCAGGGTTACAAGTTGGGGCAGGCTGCGGATTTCAATGCCCACTATGCGGTCGATACCCGACTTTTCTGGCAGTTTTTGGAGAGCGCCCAGGCCGAGGAACTGGACAAGCTCAAAAAGCACCACCCTGACTGGCGGAGCAAGATTCTGGAGCGGTTCGACCGGCTGGTGAAAAAGCACGGGCTGCTGCACCTGCTCAAGCGGGGCCTGAGCATTGATGACGCCCATTTCCATCTGATGTTTCCTCCGCCCCTGGCCAGCAGCTCGGATAAGGTCAAGGAGAACTTCAGCGCCAACCTCTTCAGCAGCACCCGTCAGGTGCGCTATTCCCTGACCCGTACGCTGGAAGAAATCGACCTGGTGCTGTTCATCAACGGCCTGCCCTTCGCCACCCTGGAGCTGAAAAACCCCTGGACGGGCCAGACCGCCCGCTACCACGGCCAGAGGCAATATCGCCTGGAGCGGGACATCACCCAGCCCTTGCTGCAATTCGGGCGCTGTCTGGTGCATATGGCGGTGGATACCGACGAAGTGTACATGACCACCAAGTTGGCCGGGAAAAGCACTTTCTTTCTGCCCTTCAATAAGGGGCATCACTTTGGCGCCGGCAATCCGCCCAATCCCGGCGGCCATAAAAGCGCCTATCTGTGGCGGGAGGTGTTCAGCAAGGAGAGCATCGCCAACATCATCCAGCATTTTGTGCGCCTCGACGGCGGCAGCAAAACCTCCCTGGCCAAGCGCACCCTGTTTTTTCCCCGCTATCACCAGTTGGATGTGGTCCGCAAGCTGGTGGCCCACGCCAGCGAACGGGGAGTGGGCCAGACTTACCTGATTCAGCACTCCGCCGGTTCCGGGAAATCCCACTCCATTACCTGGGCCGCCTACCAACTAATCGAGACCTACCCGGTCTCTGCCCATGTCCGGGGAGCCAAGGGGCTGGATGCGCCCCTGTTCGATTCGGTGATTGTGGTCACCGACCGGCGTCTGCTGGACAAGCAGCTGCGGGAGAACATCCGCGAGTTCTCGGAGGTGAAGAACATTATCGCCCCGGCCCTCCGCTCCTCAGACCTTAAACAGGCCCTGGAGCAGGGCAAGAAGATCATTATCACCACCCTCCAGAAATTCCCGTTTATCATTGATGGCATCGAGGACATGAGCGATAAGTGCTTCGCCGTCATCATCGATGAGGCCCACGGCTCCCAGGATGGCAGCGCCCACGGCAAGATGAATCAGGCCATGGGGCGGGATGCCGATGACGAAGACGATCAGAGCGACCCTCAGGATAAGGTTCTGAACGCCATGCGTTCGCGCAAGATGCGGGGCAATGCCTCCTACTTTGCGTTCACCGCCACCCCCAAGAACAGCACCCTGGAGAAATTCGGGCAGCAACAGCCCGACGGCAGCTTCAAGCCGTTCCATCTCTACTCCATGAAGCAGGCCATCGAGGAGGGCTTTATTCTCGATGTGCTGGCCAACTACACCACCTACAAAAGCTATTACGAGATCCAAAAATCCATCGAGGACAACCCCCTGTTCGATACCGCCAAGGCCCAGAAGAAGTTGCGGGCCTATGTGGAGCGCAATCCCCAGACCATCAACGCCAAGGCCGAGATCATTTTGGAGCACTTTATCCCCCAGGTGGTGAACGCCAAAAAGCTCAGGGGCAGGGCCAAGGGCATGGTGATTACCCAGAATATCGAAACCGCCATCCGCTATCACCAGGCGATTGGGTGCATCCTTCGGGACCGGGGCAACCCTTTCAAGGCGCTAGTGGCTTTCTCCGGCGCCAAAGAAGTAGACGGCATTGAATACACCGAGGCCGAGATGAATGGCTTTCCTGAAGCGGACACCCGAGATAAGTTCGATAAGGACGAGTACCGCCTGCTGGTGGTGGCCAACAAGTACCTCACCGGCTTCGATCAGCCCAAGTTGACCGCCATGTATGTGGATAAAAAACTGCAAGGGGTCCTGGCCGTGCAGGCCCTGTCCCGCCTCAACCGGGCGGCTCCCCAGTGGGGCAAGAAGACGGAAGACCTGTTCGTGCTGGATTTCTTCAACACGGTGGAGGACATCAAGGCCGCCTTTGATCCCTTCTACACCGCCACCAGCCTGTCACAGGCAACGGATGTCAATGTGCTGCACGAACTCAAGGATGCCCTGGGGGATGTGGGGGTCTACGAATGGCGCGAGGTGGAAGCGTTTGTCGGCTTGTACTTTGACAACGCCGATGCCCAGCAATTGAGCCCCCTGATGGATACCGCCGCGGCGCGTTTCAACCAGGAATTGGGCCTGGAGGACGAGGAAAAGGCGGACTTCAAAATCAAGGCCAAGCAATTCGTGAAGATTTATGGCCAGATGGCGTCCATTATGCCCTATGAAGTGGTTGCCTGGGAGAAGCTGTTCTGGTTTCTGAAGTTCCTGATTCCCAAGCTGGTGGTTAAAAGCAAGGATGCCGATGAAATCGATGCCCTGCTGGACTCCGTCGATCTGTCTTCCTATGGCCTGGAACGGGTCAAGCTGAATCAGGCCATTGGGCTGGATGAATCCGAGACGGAAGTTGACCCCACTAACCCCAATCCTCGGGGCGTTCACGGAGGTGGCGAAGAACAGGATCCTCTTGATGAGATTATCCAAAGCTTTAACGAACGCTGGTTCCAGGGTTGGGAGGCCACGCCGGAAGAACAGCGGGTGAAGTTCCTCAGTATCATCAAAAGCATCCAGGCCCACCCGGACTTTGAAGCCAAATACAAGCACAACCAGGACGCGGATAACCGCACCTTGGCCTTCGAGAAGATCTTCGAGGAAGTCATGCTCGAGCGCCGGAAAATGGATCTGGATTTGTACCGCTTGCTGGCTAGCGATCCGGCGTTCAAATCATCTCTGCAACAGAGCCTAAGGCATTTGCTGGAGTAG
- the rpoZ gene encoding DNA-directed RNA polymerase subunit omega has protein sequence MARLTVEDCIGNINNRFLLVLAAAKRARQLALGAEPSLPWDNDKPTVMALREIAEGNISVGVMDSASAREHAEESVVSEDEVREES, from the coding sequence ATGGCACGCCTGACGGTTGAAGATTGCATTGGGAATATTAATAACCGCTTCTTATTAGTCCTGGCCGCAGCGAAGCGAGCTCGGCAATTGGCCCTGGGTGCGGAACCCTCCTTGCCTTGGGATAATGATAAGCCCACGGTAATGGCCCTGCGCGAGATTGCAGAGGGTAACATTAGCGTTGGCGTGATGGATTCGGCGAGTGCCCGTGAGCATGCTGAAGAATCGGTGGTCAGTGAAGATGAAGTTCGGGAGGAGTCCTGA
- the gmk gene encoding guanylate kinase: protein MPGSLFVVAAPSGAGKTSLVKALVDSMTGVCLSVSHTTRPPRPGERDGVDYYFIDDAAFETMQQAGAFLEHAQVFDHHYGTAREKVAGLLEQGMDVILEIDWQGRRQVQARFPDCVSIFILPPSRETLERRLRLRGQDGETVIARRMRDARTEISHYNEFDYLVVNDVFETALEDLMAIIRGRRLLRLRQEERLTPLLGELLLSRRPTNSPSSS, encoded by the coding sequence ATGCCTGGTAGCCTATTCGTTGTCGCGGCCCCTTCTGGCGCTGGGAAAACCAGCCTAGTCAAAGCGTTGGTGGATTCCATGACGGGTGTTTGCCTTTCAGTCTCCCATACGACCCGTCCTCCCCGCCCAGGGGAGCGGGATGGGGTGGATTATTATTTCATTGATGACGCCGCCTTTGAGACCATGCAACAGGCGGGTGCCTTTTTGGAGCATGCCCAGGTGTTTGATCACCATTATGGTACGGCTCGGGAGAAGGTGGCTGGGCTTCTTGAGCAGGGTATGGATGTTATCCTGGAGATCGATTGGCAGGGGAGACGCCAAGTGCAAGCACGGTTTCCTGACTGTGTGAGCATCTTTATTCTGCCCCCTTCCCGGGAGACCCTAGAGCGTCGGCTGCGCCTGCGGGGACAAGATGGGGAAACCGTGATTGCCCGGCGGATGCGGGACGCCCGTACAGAGATTTCTCACTATAATGAATTTGACTACCTCGTGGTCAATGATGTTTTTGAGACGGCGCTTGAGGATCTGATGGCCATTATTCGAGGCCGGCGTTTGTTGCGTCTCCGGCAAGAGGAGCGGTTAACGCCCTTGCTAGGTGAGTTATTGTTGAGTCGTCGCCCAACTAATTCTCCAAGTTCGTCCTGA
- a CDS encoding type I restriction-modification system subunit M — translation MNHAFHNKLVSFIWSIADDCLRDVYVRGKYRDVILPMVVLRRLDALLEPTKAAVLEEVRFQRKEMKLTELEDSALQAASGYVFYNASKWTLKQLYQTATNNQQILLANVEEYLSGYSGNVKEIIGKFNLKAQVRHMAAKDVLLDVLEKFTSPYINLTHEEAQDPEGNRLPALSNLGMGYVFEELIRRFNEENNEEAGEHFTPREVIELMTHLVFDPVKDKLPPVMTIYDPACGSGGMLTESQNFIKDEEGAIRASGDVYLYGKEINDETYAICKSDMMIKGNNPANIRVGSTLSTDEFAGNRFDFMLSNPPYGKSWAGEQKYIKDGGEVIDPRFKVQLKDYWGHVETVDAAPRSSDGQLLFLMEMISKMKAPQAGGLGSRIASVHNGSSLFTGDAGSGESNIRRHIIENDLLEAIIQLPNNLFYNTGITTYIWLLSNHKPEHRRGKAQLIDASRLYRKLRKNLGNKNCEFAPEHIREITQTYLELASIDRPAGAEGIAAQVFDNRDFGYYKVAIERPDRRKAQFSTERIETLRFDKALGEPMAWIYGQWGDRVYEKGTLAEHEKAILAWCEEQALNLNAKQRKKLLNLETWRKHHTLVQMAEHLMAVIGTDEFNDFNRFKTRVDKALKALAKETGVKLGVSDKNQLLNAVSKYDENAEKVIKKVEKFSQDQLRTLLQRLGCEESELADFGYYATEKPDEYLTYESSSDLRDSETIPLKDDIHQYFKAEVKPHVSEAWINMDSVKIGYEISFNKYFYRHQPLRSMEEVAREIIALEQQAEGLIADILGIDVEEVSGVEGE, via the coding sequence ATGAACCACGCATTCCATAACAAATTGGTGTCCTTTATTTGGTCCATTGCCGACGATTGCCTGCGCGATGTGTACGTTCGGGGCAAGTACCGGGATGTGATCCTGCCCATGGTGGTCTTGCGCCGCCTGGATGCCCTGCTTGAACCCACCAAGGCTGCCGTGCTGGAGGAAGTCCGGTTCCAGCGCAAGGAGATGAAACTGACCGAGCTGGAGGACAGCGCCTTGCAGGCGGCCTCGGGTTATGTGTTCTACAACGCCAGCAAATGGACCCTGAAACAGCTCTACCAAACCGCCACCAACAACCAGCAGATTTTGCTGGCCAATGTGGAAGAGTACCTCAGCGGCTACAGCGGCAACGTCAAGGAGATTATCGGCAAGTTCAATCTCAAGGCCCAGGTGCGCCATATGGCGGCCAAGGACGTGCTGCTGGATGTGCTGGAGAAGTTTACTTCCCCTTACATCAACCTCACCCACGAGGAAGCCCAAGACCCGGAGGGTAACCGCCTGCCCGCCCTCAGCAACCTGGGGATGGGCTATGTGTTCGAGGAGCTGATCCGCAGGTTCAACGAAGAGAACAACGAAGAGGCCGGCGAGCACTTCACCCCCCGCGAGGTGATTGAGCTGATGACCCACCTGGTCTTCGATCCGGTCAAGGACAAGCTGCCGCCGGTGATGACCATCTACGATCCGGCCTGCGGCAGCGGCGGCATGCTCACCGAGTCCCAAAACTTCATCAAGGATGAAGAGGGCGCCATCCGCGCCAGCGGCGATGTGTATCTCTACGGCAAGGAGATCAACGACGAGACCTACGCCATCTGCAAGTCGGACATGATGATCAAGGGCAACAACCCGGCCAACATCCGGGTGGGCTCCACTTTATCCACGGACGAATTCGCCGGCAACCGGTTCGACTTTATGCTCTCCAATCCCCCCTATGGCAAAAGCTGGGCCGGCGAACAGAAATATATCAAGGACGGCGGCGAGGTCATCGACCCCCGCTTCAAGGTGCAGCTCAAGGATTATTGGGGCCATGTGGAAACCGTCGATGCCGCCCCCCGTTCCAGCGACGGCCAACTGCTGTTCCTGATGGAGATGATCAGCAAGATGAAAGCCCCCCAGGCAGGAGGCCTGGGTTCCCGCATTGCCTCGGTCCACAACGGCTCCAGCCTGTTCACCGGCGACGCCGGCAGCGGCGAGAGCAACATCCGCCGCCATATCATCGAGAACGACCTGTTGGAAGCCATCATCCAGTTGCCCAACAACCTGTTCTACAACACCGGCATCACCACCTATATTTGGCTGCTCAGCAACCACAAGCCGGAGCACCGCCGGGGCAAGGCGCAGTTGATCGACGCCAGCCGGCTCTACCGCAAGTTGCGCAAGAACCTGGGCAACAAGAACTGCGAGTTCGCCCCGGAACATATCCGCGAAATCACTCAAACCTATCTGGAATTGGCCAGCATCGACCGCCCGGCGGGGGCCGAGGGCATCGCCGCCCAGGTGTTCGACAATCGCGATTTCGGCTACTACAAGGTCGCCATCGAACGCCCGGACCGGCGCAAGGCCCAATTCAGTACCGAACGCATTGAAACCCTGCGCTTCGACAAGGCCCTAGGAGAGCCCATGGCCTGGATCTATGGACAATGGGGGGACAGGGTTTATGAAAAAGGTACCCTGGCCGAGCACGAAAAGGCCATTCTCGCCTGGTGCGAAGAACAGGCGCTGAATCTCAACGCCAAGCAGCGCAAGAAACTGCTGAACCTGGAGACCTGGCGGAAGCACCATACCCTGGTTCAGATGGCCGAGCATTTGATGGCAGTCATCGGCACCGACGAGTTCAACGACTTTAACCGCTTCAAAACGCGAGTAGACAAGGCGCTGAAGGCCCTGGCCAAGGAAACCGGCGTCAAACTGGGCGTCAGCGATAAGAACCAGTTGCTCAACGCCGTTAGCAAGTATGACGAAAACGCCGAGAAAGTCATCAAGAAGGTGGAGAAGTTCAGCCAGGATCAACTACGGACTTTGCTGCAACGGCTGGGCTGCGAGGAAAGCGAGCTAGCCGATTTTGGCTACTATGCAACTGAAAAGCCCGACGAATACCTCACCTATGAAAGCAGTTCGGATCTGCGCGATAGCGAAACCATCCCCCTGAAGGACGATATTCACCAGTACTTCAAAGCCGAAGTTAAACCCCATGTGAGTGAAGCCTGGATCAATATGGATTCGGTGAAAATCGGTTACGAGATCAGCTTCAATAAATATTTTTACCGCCACCAGCCCCTGCGCAGTATGGAAGAGGTAGCCAGGGAGATTATCGCCCTGGAGCAGCAGGCCGAGGGGTTGATTGCCGATATTTTGGGCATTGATGTGGAAGAGGTTTCGGGGGTGGAGGGTGAGTGA
- the iscB gene encoding RNA-guided endonuclease IscB yields the protein MNRVFVLDTDKTALMPCRPSRARRLLRDGKAGVYRMQPFTIILKYRVDSNPQPVEFRVDPGSKTTGLALVGNFPQQGRVVLWAANLEHRGQSVRDRLEKRRSLRRGRRGRKTRYRAPRFLNRTRPAGWLPPSLRSRVENVSTWFNRLLDRAPLSECHIETVRFDMQKIQNPEISGVEYQQGELMGYEVREYLLEKWGRKCAYCSNKDVPLEVEHIVPRSRGGSHRVSNLTLVCTPCNQKKNSKTATEFGYSQIQSKANQPLKDAAAVNATRYAVGRAIQSVGLPTSFWSGGRTKKNRISQSYGKDHWIDAACVGEIGEQVTLTEGYRALQIKATGRGTRQVARTDKYGFPRGKAGRCKRVRGFQTGDLVRLIQPKGKYGGTHTGILAGIRANGAFDIKAKARKISANWKHFKLIQRGDGYDYGLSAV from the coding sequence ATGAATAGAGTTTTTGTATTAGACACTGATAAAACAGCGCTGATGCCGTGCAGGCCCTCAAGGGCTAGGCGGTTGTTGCGGGATGGGAAGGCTGGCGTTTATCGGATGCAGCCATTTACGATCATCCTGAAATATAGAGTTGATTCTAACCCGCAGCCGGTTGAGTTCAGGGTTGATCCGGGCAGCAAAACCACCGGATTGGCTTTAGTTGGGAATTTTCCTCAACAGGGGCGCGTCGTGCTGTGGGCCGCGAACCTGGAGCACAGAGGGCAATCTGTACGCGATAGGTTAGAGAAGCGGCGCAGTTTGCGCCGAGGTCGTAGAGGCAGAAAGACCCGCTATCGTGCGCCACGGTTTTTGAATAGAACAAGACCCGCCGGTTGGTTACCGCCTTCACTGCGATCACGGGTTGAGAATGTTTCGACATGGTTTAACCGTCTACTCGATAGAGCGCCCCTATCTGAATGCCACATTGAAACCGTACGCTTTGATATGCAGAAAATTCAAAACCCGGAAATCAGCGGCGTTGAATATCAGCAAGGCGAATTGATGGGGTATGAGGTACGCGAATACCTACTAGAGAAGTGGGGCAGGAAGTGCGCCTACTGTAGCAACAAGGATGTCCCTCTGGAAGTTGAACACATCGTCCCTAGATCTAGGGGTGGCAGTCACCGGGTATCTAATTTAACCTTGGTGTGCACGCCCTGCAACCAAAAGAAGAATAGTAAAACGGCGACAGAGTTTGGATATTCTCAGATCCAATCCAAAGCCAATCAGCCCCTAAAAGATGCCGCCGCGGTCAATGCTACCCGCTACGCTGTTGGTCGCGCTATTCAATCAGTGGGGTTGCCGACTTCTTTTTGGAGTGGCGGAAGGACTAAGAAAAACAGGATCAGTCAAAGCTACGGCAAAGACCATTGGATTGATGCCGCGTGCGTGGGTGAAATCGGTGAGCAGGTGACCCTCACCGAAGGCTACCGAGCACTTCAAATAAAGGCCACTGGACGCGGCACACGGCAAGTTGCGCGCACTGATAAGTACGGATTTCCACGCGGGAAGGCCGGAAGGTGCAAGCGAGTAAGAGGATTTCAAACGGGTGATCTGGTGAGGCTCATTCAGCCCAAAGGTAAGTATGGGGGCACACACACCGGAATACTGGCAGGCATCCGGGCTAACGGCGCCTTTGACATCAAGGCCAAGGCCCGGAAGATTTCGGCCAACTGGAAGCATTTCAAACTCATCCAAAGAGGTGATGGTTATGACTACGGGCTATCGGCTGTCTGA
- a CDS encoding restriction endonuclease subunit S, with translation MSDFRITMPSYESYKDSGVEWLGEIPSHWQVVPLKYALSLASEKVITRQSNLKYIGMENVESFTGRFIETASEVEGMANRFLAGDILFGKLRPYLSKVALTEVEGLCSTEFLVYRARQGSSKYFRYLMTSSSFIDLVNASTYGSKMPRASADFIGIQRIPIPTKQEQTAIAAFLDRKTAQIEQAVNIKERQITLLKERKQILIQNAVTRGLNSDAPMRDSGVEWIGHVPKHWKFAKLKHHIDMLPGFAFKSSLYSSNSEDIKLLRGVNVNPGNTDWGEVVYWPKKEAADYSKYNLAKGDLVMAMDRPWISSGIRLSLIDEEDLPCLLLQRVVRIRGKSGVCTKYVSNTLSSNIFLSYFEPMLTGISVPHISTDQIGNFSCPVPPYDEQLEILDYIETESAKLDKGITLLEQQITKLKEYKATLINSAVTGKIKVPGVGEPARREEKVA, from the coding sequence GTGAGTGATTTCCGAATAACGATGCCTAGTTATGAGTCTTATAAAGACTCCGGCGTGGAGTGGCTGGGTGAAATTCCATCTCACTGGCAGGTTGTACCGCTAAAATATGCTTTGAGTTTAGCATCCGAAAAAGTGATAACACGCCAGTCCAATTTAAAATACATTGGCATGGAAAATGTTGAGTCCTTCACTGGCCGTTTCATTGAAACAGCATCAGAGGTTGAGGGGATGGCAAATAGGTTCTTGGCTGGCGATATTTTATTCGGAAAGCTGAGACCTTACCTATCCAAAGTGGCTCTAACTGAAGTGGAGGGGCTTTGCTCAACTGAATTTCTTGTTTATCGTGCGCGACAAGGAAGCTCTAAGTATTTCAGGTACTTGATGACTTCTTCATCGTTTATAGACTTAGTGAATGCGTCTACTTACGGCTCTAAGATGCCGCGGGCAAGCGCGGACTTTATAGGTATTCAACGTATACCTATCCCCACAAAACAAGAACAAACCGCCATCGCTGCTTTCCTCGACCGCAAAACCGCCCAGATCGAGCAAGCTGTCAACATCAAGGAACGGCAGATCACCCTGCTCAAAGAGCGCAAGCAGATCTTGATCCAGAACGCCGTCACCCGTGGCCTCAACTCGGATGCGCCCATGCGGGATTCCGGAGTGGAGTGGATTGGACATGTGCCGAAACATTGGAAGTTCGCCAAGCTTAAGCACCATATAGATATGCTTCCCGGATTTGCTTTTAAGAGTTCTTTATACTCTAGTAATTCTGAGGATATCAAACTTCTCAGGGGAGTTAATGTAAATCCTGGAAATACAGATTGGGGTGAAGTGGTTTATTGGCCAAAAAAGGAAGCAGCAGATTATTCCAAGTATAACTTAGCCAAAGGTGACTTGGTTATGGCTATGGATAGGCCTTGGATTTCTTCGGGTATACGTTTGTCTCTAATAGATGAAGAAGACTTGCCTTGTCTACTTCTCCAGAGAGTTGTCCGAATCAGGGGAAAATCTGGTGTATGCACAAAGTATGTGTCAAATACGCTGTCAAGTAACATCTTCCTTTCGTACTTTGAACCGATGCTAACTGGTATCAGTGTTCCTCATATTAGCACAGATCAAATTGGCAACTTTTCTTGTCCGGTCCCCCCCTATGATGAACAGCTTGAAATCCTAGATTACATCGAAACCGAATCCGCCAAACTGGACAAAGGCATCACTCTCCTCGAACAACAAATTACCAAACTCAAGGAATACAAAGCCACCCTCATCAACAGCGCCGTCACCGGCAAGATCAAGGTGCCCGGTGTGGGAGAACCGGCCCGCAGGGAAGAGAAGGTGGCTTGA
- a CDS encoding RNA-binding domain-containing protein, producing the protein MNPEYKLQQLLKSFGENEVVEFKEARHSYDFKKLGKYFSALSNEANLKGLNKAWLLFGVKDSRKVVGTRFRIQMKDLLSLKKEIADKTTNRLTFVDIYTVEHPIGRVILFEIPAAPQGLPIAWEGHYYGRDGESLGPLNLEEIERIRAQNRAYDWSAEICHGATVNELNEDAITLARREYATKHPKLSGEIESWDNATFLNKAKLTINGQVTRTAILLLGKPESSHWLNPGSATITWILKDRDGLERDYEHFSCPLLLSVEQVFHKIRNLKYRYMAEGTLFPEEVDQFDPFIIREALNNAIAHQDYELGGKISVVEFEDGRLCFSNPGSFIPGSVEHVIHSDAPESRYRNRFLTDAMVNLNMIDTIGSGIRKMFVIQKKRFFPLPEYLLDKCRVQVTITGRVIDVNYARKLAELPDLTLDDIMLLDRVQKRKPLTDEQAKYLKQQGLIEGRKPNFHISARVARHSDERAQYIRNRGFDDQHYKQLICEYIERFGTAKRADINRLLLDKLPDVLDEKQKNHKIKNLLQALKNEGLIEPKGKDWQMSKSNS; encoded by the coding sequence ATGAATCCAGAGTATAAGCTTCAACAGCTACTCAAAAGCTTTGGTGAAAACGAGGTGGTTGAATTTAAAGAAGCCAGACATTCATACGATTTCAAAAAACTCGGCAAGTATTTTTCGGCTCTCAGTAACGAAGCCAATTTAAAAGGGCTCAATAAGGCTTGGTTGCTCTTCGGGGTAAAGGATAGCAGGAAAGTGGTTGGAACTCGGTTCCGCATACAAATGAAAGACTTGCTGTCACTCAAAAAAGAAATTGCAGACAAGACAACCAACCGGTTGACGTTTGTCGACATTTACACGGTAGAGCATCCAATTGGTCGGGTGATTCTGTTTGAAATTCCTGCCGCACCGCAGGGTCTCCCCATCGCCTGGGAGGGCCACTATTACGGACGCGATGGGGAGTCATTGGGGCCGCTTAACCTTGAGGAGATTGAGCGAATCCGGGCTCAGAATCGAGCGTATGACTGGAGCGCCGAAATCTGTCACGGTGCAACCGTTAATGAACTGAACGAGGATGCCATTACCCTCGCCAGACGTGAGTACGCCACCAAACACCCCAAATTATCTGGAGAAATAGAAAGCTGGGACAATGCGACCTTCCTAAACAAAGCCAAGTTGACGATCAATGGGCAGGTTACTCGTACTGCGATTTTGCTTTTGGGTAAGCCAGAATCCTCGCACTGGCTGAATCCTGGCTCTGCAACAATTACCTGGATATTGAAAGACCGGGATGGACTGGAGCGTGATTACGAGCACTTCTCCTGTCCCTTATTGCTGAGTGTAGAGCAGGTATTCCACAAGATCCGCAATTTAAAATATCGCTATATGGCTGAGGGGACGCTATTTCCAGAAGAAGTTGATCAGTTCGACCCTTTTATTATCCGCGAAGCTCTGAATAATGCCATTGCCCATCAGGATTATGAATTGGGCGGGAAAATTTCGGTCGTGGAATTTGAAGATGGCCGTTTGTGTTTTAGTAACCCCGGCAGCTTTATTCCCGGTTCGGTAGAGCATGTGATTCACTCAGATGCGCCAGAGTCGCGTTACCGCAACCGTTTCCTGACCGATGCCATGGTCAACTTGAATATGATCGATACCATCGGCAGTGGTATTCGTAAGATGTTCGTTATCCAGAAGAAACGCTTTTTCCCGTTGCCGGAATACCTATTGGATAAGTGCAGGGTTCAGGTAACTATTACCGGGCGTGTGATTGATGTGAACTACGCACGCAAATTGGCTGAATTGCCAGACTTGACACTCGATGACATCATGTTGCTTGATCGCGTTCAAAAGCGTAAACCTCTAACGGATGAACAGGCAAAATATCTTAAACAGCAGGGGCTTATAGAGGGGCGCAAGCCGAATTTCCACATTTCCGCTCGTGTAGCCCGCCATAGCGACGAGAGAGCCCAGTATATCCGTAATCGTGGTTTCGACGATCAGCACTACAAACAGCTCATCTGCGAGTATATTGAGAGGTTTGGTACGGCAAAGCGAGCAGACATTAACCGTTTGCTGCTAGACAAACTCCCAGACGTTTTAGACGAAAAGCAGAAGAACCACAAGATTAAAAATCTGCTCCAGGCCTTGAAAAATGAGGGTTTAATCGAACCAAAAGGGAAGGACTGGCAAATGTCTAAATCCAATTCTTAG